In bacterium, a single genomic region encodes these proteins:
- a CDS encoding beta-N-acetylhexosaminidase, which yields MKCNPSDLFRTAGRAILLLAAVIVCLGLPTRYAIGAEPVSRTVATALRSRGYSLIPAPQRVDLEPGDIRLDRTWGIVSEAGEGTIAERRLKEAAAELHGLEFSGSGAGRIVLAIKPGTVTTAVDKACEEQAYRISLQPGRVEICGNAPAGLFYGVQSLLQLLRADNGQWRVPAGTITDWPSMRLRFIHWDTKHHQNRMETLKRQIDWAAFFKVNAIGFELEDKYEYPRHPVIGAPGAYTRAEMQELTRYALERYVQLVPQIQAPSHMAYVLKHPEFAHLRADNSNYHICMCDEEAMRLIFDMYQDMIDATPGVKYFHASTDEVYYAGSCPKCTRKRPYNDINRSLTWVEYVNRAFDWLKARDRRMLCWVEFPLLTEHISLLPRGLINAELVAERSDEWNRGLEKAGVEQLIYSSQQGEEYLFPNYFSSSFLYRGKPVTGRIGEPEALVNGVLDKGYKAIGTYAAAWDDSGLHDETFWLGWATVSQYGWSPAAPSTAQSVADFMDVFYGPGNSDMLSVYRTVMEGARVYQEAWDRVPATRLKPSYGLWTQKGRDTTRIDLTIEPPRLPFSYDMTLVVGDNFSRSYGPLIAQTAEMALRLQDLEIVLNDKLNTVNRNRYNIEVLLSLVRFEEYFCNTIQTLKKVEALFLEARGPMDRQEEARVLALLTQAHTLVADNLRERQVMWNGFQQTWEKSRFPKNRTVDGRVFFHELDDLKDHHADRRPGLDYLLEPLDNIGLEKWNRGLADYIRSFAVGSKLPVPEL from the coding sequence GTGAAATGCAATCCGTCTGATCTGTTCCGCACCGCCGGCCGCGCCATTCTGTTACTGGCCGCCGTGATCGTCTGCCTGGGCTTGCCGACTCGCTACGCCATCGGTGCCGAGCCAGTGTCACGCACTGTCGCCACCGCACTGCGCAGCCGCGGCTACAGCCTCATTCCCGCGCCTCAGCGGGTGGACCTGGAGCCGGGCGATATCCGTCTCGACCGGACCTGGGGCATAGTGTCCGAGGCGGGCGAGGGCACGATCGCCGAGCGCCGTCTGAAAGAGGCGGCCGCCGAGCTCCACGGCCTGGAGTTCTCCGGCAGCGGCGCGGGGCGGATTGTCCTTGCGATCAAGCCGGGCACGGTCACCACGGCGGTGGACAAGGCCTGTGAGGAGCAGGCCTACCGGATAAGCCTTCAGCCCGGTCGTGTCGAAATCTGCGGCAACGCCCCGGCTGGCCTTTTTTACGGGGTCCAGAGCCTGCTCCAGCTCCTGCGTGCCGACAACGGGCAGTGGCGCGTTCCGGCCGGGACAATCACCGACTGGCCCTCCATGCGGCTGCGTTTCATCCACTGGGACACCAAGCACCACCAGAACCGGATGGAGACCCTCAAGCGCCAGATCGATTGGGCGGCCTTTTTCAAGGTCAACGCCATCGGGTTCGAGCTGGAGGACAAGTACGAGTACCCGCGCCACCCGGTGATCGGTGCGCCCGGGGCCTACACCAGGGCCGAGATGCAGGAGCTGACCCGCTACGCCCTGGAACGCTATGTCCAGCTTGTGCCGCAGATCCAGGCCCCCTCCCACATGGCCTACGTGCTGAAACACCCCGAGTTCGCCCACCTGCGCGCCGACAACAGCAACTACCATATCTGCATGTGCGATGAGGAGGCGATGCGGCTCATTTTCGACATGTACCAGGATATGATCGACGCCACCCCGGGGGTGAAATATTTCCACGCCTCCACGGATGAGGTCTACTACGCCGGCTCCTGCCCCAAATGCACGCGGAAACGTCCCTATAATGACATCAACCGCAGCCTCACCTGGGTCGAGTATGTCAACCGCGCTTTCGACTGGCTCAAGGCGCGCGACCGCCGGATGCTGTGCTGGGTGGAGTTCCCGCTCCTGACCGAGCATATCTCGCTCCTGCCTCGCGGGCTGATCAACGCGGAACTCGTGGCGGAGCGCAGCGACGAATGGAACCGCGGCCTGGAGAAGGCCGGGGTGGAGCAGCTTATCTACAGCTCCCAGCAGGGGGAGGAATACCTGTTCCCCAACTATTTCTCCTCCAGTTTCCTGTATCGCGGTAAGCCTGTAACCGGACGGATCGGCGAGCCAGAGGCCCTGGTGAACGGCGTGCTGGACAAGGGATACAAGGCCATCGGCACCTACGCCGCGGCCTGGGATGACAGCGGGCTTCACGATGAAACTTTCTGGCTGGGTTGGGCCACGGTCTCCCAGTACGGCTGGTCGCCCGCGGCTCCCTCGACCGCGCAGAGCGTCGCCGATTTCATGGACGTGTTCTACGGCCCAGGCAACAGCGACATGCTCTCGGTCTACCGCACGGTAATGGAGGGCGCCCGCGTGTACCAGGAGGCCTGGGACAGGGTGCCGGCCACGCGGCTCAAGCCCTCCTACGGCCTCTGGACCCAGAAAGGGCGCGACACCACGCGCATCGACCTGACCATAGAGCCGCCGCGCCTGCCTTTCAGCTATGACATGACCCTGGTGGTGGGGGACAATTTCAGCCGCAGCTACGGCCCCCTGATCGCCCAGACCGCCGAGATGGCGCTCCGCTTGCAGGACCTCGAGATCGTGCTGAACGACAAGCTCAACACAGTCAATCGCAATCGCTACAACATCGAGGTGCTGCTCTCGCTGGTCCGTTTCGAGGAGTATTTCTGCAACACGATCCAGACCCTGAAGAAAGTGGAGGCTTTGTTCCTGGAGGCCAGGGGCCCCATGGACCGTCAGGAGGAGGCCCGGGTGCTGGCCCTTCTGACCCAGGCGCACACCCTGGTGGCCGATAATTTGCGCGAGCGCCAGGTGATGTGGAACGGGTTCCAGCAGACCTGGGAGAAAAGCCGTTTCCCGAAGAACCGGACCGTGGACGGCCGGGTGTTTTTCCACGAGCTTGACGATCTCAAGGACCACCACGCCGACCGCAGGCCGGGTCTGGATTACCTGCTCGAACCGCTCGACAACATCGGGCTCGAAAAGTGGAACCGCGGCCTGGCGGACTACATCCGCAGTTTCGCCGTGGGCAGCAAGCTGCCTGTACCCGAGCTGTAG
- a CDS encoding ABC transporter permease, translated as MFWNAILLALREIRRNVMRSVLTILGIVIGVAAVITMVTIGEGATAQVRQQISSMGSNLLMISPGKRLGPGQSSESIPFKVADGQAILTGVSSIAAVAPIASRSLQVVYGNENWSTTVTGTENQYLKTSNRSIQSGRQFSDSEMRAGAAVCIIGSSIVKELFGSQDPIGENIRLEKLTCTVVGVLATKGQNTMGMDQDDIVIIPLRTFQRRISGNQNVSLFQVSVQDGASTEKAQQDIRALIRERRHLAASEDDNFSVMDTKEIANMLAGTTQILTALLSAVAAVSLLVGGIGIMNIMLVSVTERTREIGIRLAIGALEHEVLVQFLVESAVLSSFGGIVGIVLALSASLWLSFILNVPFIVNVGIVLIAFLFSTAVGVGFGYFPAVKAARLDPIEALRYE; from the coding sequence ATGTTCTGGAACGCTATTCTGCTCGCCCTGCGCGAAATCAGGCGTAATGTCATGCGCTCGGTCCTGACCATCCTGGGCATAGTTATCGGTGTGGCGGCTGTTATTACCATGGTGACTATCGGCGAGGGGGCCACGGCCCAGGTGCGGCAACAGATTTCAAGCATGGGCAGCAACCTTCTGATGATCAGCCCCGGCAAGCGTCTCGGCCCCGGCCAGTCCTCCGAGAGCATACCGTTCAAGGTGGCCGATGGCCAGGCCATCCTGACCGGCGTCAGCTCGATCGCGGCCGTGGCGCCCATAGCCTCGCGCAGCCTTCAGGTGGTCTACGGCAACGAGAACTGGTCCACCACCGTGACCGGGACCGAAAACCAGTACCTCAAGACCTCGAACCGCAGCATCCAGAGCGGCCGTCAGTTCTCGGACAGCGAGATGCGCGCCGGGGCGGCGGTCTGCATCATTGGCTCCAGCATCGTCAAGGAGCTGTTCGGCTCGCAGGACCCGATTGGCGAGAACATCCGTCTGGAAAAGCTGACCTGCACGGTGGTCGGGGTCCTGGCCACCAAGGGCCAGAATACGATGGGTATGGATCAGGACGATATCGTGATCATCCCACTGCGCACTTTCCAGCGGCGTATCTCGGGCAACCAGAATGTCTCCCTGTTCCAGGTCTCGGTGCAGGATGGCGCCTCGACCGAAAAGGCCCAGCAGGACATCCGGGCCCTGATCCGGGAGCGCCGTCACCTGGCGGCCAGCGAGGACGACAATTTCAGCGTGATGGACACCAAGGAGATCGCCAACATGCTCGCTGGAACCACGCAGATCCTCACCGCCCTGCTGAGCGCGGTGGCGGCGGTCAGCCTGCTGGTCGGCGGCATCGGGATCATGAACATCATGCTGGTCTCGGTGACCGAGCGCACCCGCGAGATCGGCATCCGTCTGGCGATAGGCGCCCTGGAGCACGAGGTGCTGGTGCAGTTCCTGGTGGAGTCGGCCGTGCTGTCCTCGTTCGGCGGCATAGTTGGCATTGTACTGGCCCTGAGCGCCTCGCTCTGGCTGTCGTTCATCCTTAACGTGCCGTTCATCGTCAACGTGGGTATAGTCCTGATCGCCTTCCTGTTTTCCACCGCGGTGGGCGTGGGGTTCGGCTATTTCCCGGCGGTCAAGGCCGCGCGTCTCGACCCGATCGAGGCCCTGCGCTACGAGTGA
- a CDS encoding efflux RND transporter periplasmic adaptor subunit codes for MSTKINPDSEISRLLELDQPAGRRKGSRKWQVVVLAAVVLAVILVWKMMGHAEQVQYKTQEATRGDLTVIVTATGTLQPTNEVEVGSELSGIVKSVEVDFNDKVTVGQPLAHLDTTKISAQVMQSRAALESARAKVLEAKATLMQTQAKLDQMKKVRELSDNKVPSQTEYDAAEADYERAKADLASANASVFQAQATLSANLTDLSKTIIRSPVNGVVLGRNVEPGQTVAASFQVAVLFTLAEDLTQMELHVDVDEADIGKVHEGQEAEFNVAAYPNRNFKAVITEAHFGSSTTSGVVTYETVLKVDNSDLALRPGMTATADITVQKVENALLVPSAALRFSPPVQAVKKKRSGSLVSSILPHPPMSQTGNHANGDSKQQHVWVLNNGKLTAVTVTVGSTDGSRTEITSGEIEPGAAVVTDIISQEK; via the coding sequence ATGAGCACGAAGATCAATCCCGATTCCGAGATATCCAGGCTCCTGGAACTCGATCAGCCCGCGGGGCGCAGGAAAGGTTCGCGCAAGTGGCAGGTGGTGGTCCTCGCGGCGGTGGTGCTGGCCGTGATCCTGGTCTGGAAAATGATGGGCCATGCCGAGCAGGTCCAGTACAAGACACAGGAGGCCACCCGCGGCGACCTGACAGTGATTGTCACCGCCACCGGTACTCTGCAGCCGACCAACGAGGTCGAGGTGGGCAGCGAGCTGTCGGGCATAGTCAAGAGTGTCGAGGTGGATTTCAATGACAAGGTCACGGTGGGCCAGCCACTGGCGCACCTGGACACCACCAAGATTTCGGCCCAGGTGATGCAGTCGAGGGCCGCGCTCGAGTCGGCCAGGGCCAAGGTGCTGGAGGCCAAGGCCACGCTCATGCAGACACAGGCCAAGCTCGACCAGATGAAAAAAGTCCGGGAGCTGAGCGACAACAAGGTGCCCTCACAGACCGAGTATGATGCCGCCGAGGCGGACTACGAGCGGGCCAAGGCCGATCTGGCCAGCGCCAACGCGTCGGTGTTCCAGGCCCAGGCCACGCTCAGCGCCAACCTGACCGACCTGTCCAAGACTATAATCCGCTCGCCGGTCAACGGCGTGGTGCTCGGCCGCAACGTGGAGCCGGGCCAGACCGTGGCCGCCTCGTTCCAGGTGGCCGTGCTGTTCACCCTGGCCGAGGACCTGACTCAGATGGAGCTGCACGTGGACGTGGACGAGGCCGACATCGGCAAGGTGCACGAGGGCCAGGAGGCCGAATTCAACGTGGCCGCCTACCCCAACCGGAATTTCAAGGCGGTGATTACCGAGGCGCATTTCGGCTCCTCCACCACCTCCGGGGTGGTGACCTACGAGACCGTGCTGAAAGTGGACAACTCCGACCTGGCCCTGCGGCCGGGAATGACCGCCACCGCCGATATCACGGTGCAGAAAGTGGAGAACGCGCTGCTGGTGCCGAGCGCCGCGCTGCGTTTCTCTCCGCCGGTCCAGGCGGTCAAGAAAAAACGTTCCGGCAGCCTGGTCAGTTCGATTCTGCCGCACCCGCCCATGTCGCAGACCGGCAACCATGCCAATGGCGACAGCAAGCAGCAGCATGTCTGGGTGCTGAATAACGGCAAGCTCACCGCGGTGACGGTCACTGTCGGCTCGACTGACGGGAGCCGGACCGAGATAACCAGCGGCGAGATCGAGCCCGGCGCAGCGGTCGTGACCGATATAATCAGCCAGGAGAAATGA
- a CDS encoding FliM/FliN family flagellar motor switch protein, with translation MDQPKIRKLEFENFEPQSRGEGALELKRLNDISLQLRAELGRSKVTLREILSWKRDTIVTLEKLAGENVDIYIHGVRFASGEVLVVEDNFAVRLTELLSYIERVKLGLSRAAE, from the coding sequence TTGGACCAGCCGAAAATCAGGAAACTCGAATTCGAGAACTTCGAGCCGCAGTCCCGCGGCGAGGGAGCTCTCGAGCTCAAACGCCTGAACGACATTTCGTTGCAGCTTCGGGCCGAGCTGGGACGATCCAAGGTGACCCTGCGTGAGATACTGAGCTGGAAGCGTGACACGATTGTCACCCTGGAAAAGCTGGCCGGCGAGAACGTGGACATCTACATCCACGGTGTGCGTTTCGCCAGCGGAGAGGTCCTGGTGGTGGAGGACAATTTTGCCGTCCGCCTGACCGAACTGCTCAGCTACATTGAGCGGGTCAAGCTGGGTTTGAGCCGCGCCGCGGAGTGA
- the rsmA gene encoding 16S rRNA (adenine(1518)-N(6)/adenine(1519)-N(6))-dimethyltransferase RsmA: MADDNYHRRSEGDRTASRAERDHRRALGQNFLKSESIARRIAESLGPLESSHVLELGAGPGRLSGQIVQRAAVVTLLELDPALVARLEEKYRADARVSVVRGDILRFDFGHWAGGCAPLTPVVAGNIPYNITSNLLHCLLEARSHLGTVVLMLQEEVARKLTCTPGGKAWAMLPVLINCYASSEYLFRVEAGNFSPQPKVDSAVVRLDFAFGRGGCPQRPQDERLFQALVKRLFLERRKQVQKVLRSDPLYRLGPEQLERLAAAVGQDLGRRPEELSVEDFIRLADCLATLRAVEPGPAD; this comes from the coding sequence ATGGCTGACGACAATTACCACCGTCGGAGCGAGGGAGACCGCACCGCCTCCCGGGCCGAGCGCGACCACCGTCGCGCCCTGGGCCAGAATTTCCTGAAGAGCGAATCCATCGCCCGTCGGATTGCCGAGAGCCTGGGACCCCTGGAGAGCTCGCACGTGCTGGAGCTGGGGGCCGGGCCGGGACGGTTGAGCGGACAGATTGTACAGCGCGCCGCGGTGGTCACCCTGCTGGAGCTGGACCCGGCCCTGGTCGCGCGCCTGGAGGAAAAATACCGCGCCGATGCGCGGGTGTCCGTGGTGCGCGGGGATATCCTGCGCTTCGATTTCGGGCACTGGGCCGGGGGCTGCGCCCCGCTCACGCCGGTTGTGGCGGGCAACATCCCCTACAACATCACCTCCAACCTGCTGCACTGTCTGCTGGAAGCGCGCAGCCACCTGGGCACGGTGGTGCTGATGCTGCAGGAGGAGGTGGCGCGCAAGCTGACCTGTACGCCCGGGGGCAAGGCCTGGGCCATGCTGCCGGTGCTGATCAACTGCTACGCCTCATCCGAGTACCTTTTCCGGGTGGAGGCCGGCAATTTCAGCCCGCAGCCCAAGGTGGACTCGGCGGTGGTGCGGCTCGATTTCGCTTTCGGCCGCGGCGGATGCCCGCAGCGTCCGCAGGATGAGCGTCTGTTCCAGGCCCTGGTCAAGCGCCTGTTCCTGGAGCGGCGCAAGCAGGTGCAGAAAGTGCTGCGCTCCGACCCGCTCTACCGCCTGGGTCCGGAGCAGCTTGAGCGCCTGGCCGCCGCCGTCGGGCAGGACCTTGGCCGAAGGCCGGAGGAGCTGTCGGTGGAGGATTTCATCCGCTTGGCCGACTGCCTGGCCACGCTGCGGGCCGTGGAACCTGGCCCGGCGGATTGA
- a CDS encoding GH92 family glycosyl hydrolase, producing the protein MRTSLFQLSFTLLLIPSVSLLSQGMPPVGNSQYVNPFVGSVGGGNTFPGVTLPFGLVKLGPDCAEKGSNSGYEPDSPVRGFSHVHVSGTGGGPKYGNILFLPVCGDSFQVGDGLRPSREYAEPGYFRMMLERCGDSREGTGRPEQGIIAELTASHSVGFHQYTFPESSDPRIIIDVASLLGPNHCCGEKQEFVDGEITVESDSTINGYSTVKGGWNQGPAYTVYFYALFQQPFDSYLARGKYVTEVKYNKTAAQSIKIKVGISFLSTRKARENIDTEIPHWDFQRTRLEALGKWDAILDRVQIDTDFPESRVNFFSSLYRCYLMPANRSGEYSRIKGVYYDDYYAIWDTYRTADPLRLLLTPGNQRDILNSLLNIYRAEGYLPDARSGNANGRTQGGSNADILLAEAFVKGIQGIDYETALKAMLKDAEAPPEDARKEGRGGLEDYSRLGYVSSANERSGTRTMEYSYCDYAIAVLAEGLGHKEVAAEYYKKAGNWQNLWRDKTVDGITGFIWPRDRSGAWVPDSSFLTESGTWPDYFYEGTTWEYSLFAPHDMRRLIAKCGGRDKTLKRLDHLFDRNYYNVANEPSFLFPLLYHWIGRPDKSSERVQRILRKYYQPTRDGLPGNDDSGAMAAWYVFNCLGLYPVAGTDFYLIVSPSVKRTAVSLENGNRFEITAAGLTEDNIYIQSARLNGAALDRTWLTHAEIVKGGSLWLEMGNKPSAWGQNAVPPSPLEQTR; encoded by the coding sequence ATGCGAACAAGCCTGTTCCAGCTCTCATTCACCCTGCTTCTGATTCCCTCGGTCAGTCTGCTATCACAGGGAATGCCGCCGGTCGGCAATTCGCAATATGTGAATCCTTTTGTCGGTTCGGTTGGCGGAGGGAACACTTTTCCCGGGGTGACTCTGCCTTTCGGCCTGGTGAAACTGGGGCCGGACTGCGCGGAAAAAGGCTCCAACTCGGGCTATGAACCGGACTCTCCGGTGCGGGGGTTCAGCCACGTGCATGTGAGCGGCACCGGCGGCGGCCCCAAGTACGGCAACATACTGTTTTTACCTGTCTGCGGAGATTCTTTCCAGGTTGGCGATGGGCTCAGGCCGAGCCGCGAATATGCCGAACCGGGCTATTTCCGGATGATGCTGGAACGGTGCGGCGACAGCCGGGAGGGAACCGGCCGGCCCGAGCAGGGCATAATCGCGGAACTGACCGCGAGCCACAGTGTCGGGTTCCACCAGTATACATTCCCTGAATCGAGCGACCCGCGGATAATCATCGATGTGGCGAGCCTGTTGGGGCCGAACCATTGCTGCGGCGAGAAGCAGGAATTTGTGGACGGGGAAATCACGGTCGAGTCGGACAGCACGATCAACGGCTACAGCACGGTCAAAGGGGGCTGGAACCAGGGGCCGGCCTACACGGTCTATTTTTATGCGCTTTTTCAGCAACCGTTCGATTCCTACCTGGCGCGGGGGAAATACGTAACCGAGGTTAAATACAATAAAACAGCCGCTCAGAGTATCAAGATCAAAGTGGGTATCTCGTTCCTGAGCACCCGGAAAGCGCGTGAGAATATCGACACGGAAATCCCGCACTGGGATTTCCAGCGGACACGCCTGGAGGCGCTCGGAAAATGGGATGCGATCCTGGACCGGGTGCAGATCGACACCGATTTCCCGGAGAGCCGGGTCAATTTTTTCAGTTCCCTGTACCGCTGCTATCTGATGCCGGCGAACCGCAGCGGAGAGTACAGCCGGATCAAGGGTGTCTATTATGACGATTATTATGCAATCTGGGACACCTACCGAACGGCCGATCCGCTGCGCCTTCTGCTCACTCCCGGAAACCAGCGGGACATCCTCAACTCACTGCTCAATATCTACCGGGCCGAGGGCTACCTGCCAGATGCGCGAAGCGGCAATGCCAACGGCCGGACCCAGGGGGGAAGTAACGCCGACATCCTGCTGGCCGAGGCGTTTGTGAAAGGCATACAGGGAATCGACTACGAGACTGCGCTCAAAGCCATGCTGAAAGACGCTGAGGCGCCGCCTGAGGACGCACGGAAAGAGGGCCGCGGCGGCCTGGAGGACTATAGCCGGCTCGGCTATGTCTCCTCGGCCAACGAGCGCTCCGGCACCCGGACCATGGAATATTCCTACTGCGATTACGCGATCGCGGTCCTGGCGGAGGGGCTGGGCCACAAGGAGGTGGCGGCTGAATACTATAAAAAAGCCGGCAACTGGCAGAACCTCTGGCGGGATAAGACCGTGGATGGGATAACGGGATTCATCTGGCCCCGGGACCGCAGCGGCGCCTGGGTGCCGGATTCCTCCTTTTTGACCGAGAGCGGCACCTGGCCCGATTACTTCTACGAGGGCACCACCTGGGAATACAGTCTTTTCGCGCCGCACGACATGCGCCGCCTGATCGCGAAGTGCGGCGGCCGGGACAAGACCCTGAAACGCCTGGACCACCTGTTCGACCGGAACTACTACAACGTGGCCAACGAGCCCTCTTTCCTGTTCCCGTTGCTTTATCACTGGATCGGCCGGCCGGATAAATCCTCCGAGCGGGTCCAGCGCATTCTTAGGAAATACTATCAGCCGACCCGGGACGGTCTGCCGGGTAACGATGATTCCGGGGCCATGGCGGCCTGGTACGTGTTCAACTGCCTGGGGCTTTACCCGGTGGCCGGCACCGACTTCTACCTGATCGTAAGTCCCTCTGTCAAGCGCACGGCTGTCAGTCTCGAGAACGGCAACCGGTTCGAAATCACGGCCGCGGGTCTGACCGAGGACAATATCTACATCCAGTCGGCCCGGCTGAACGGCGCCGCTTTGGACCGGACCTGGCTTACCCACGCCGAGATTGTCAAAGGCGGGAGCCTGTGGCTGGAGATGGGGAACAAGCCCTCAGCCTGGGGACAGAACGCTGTCCCGCCCTCGCCGCTGGAGCAGACGAGATAA
- a CDS encoding insulinase family protein, whose product MEQVKHLTTESGLRIVMERIPHVRSCSLGVWINRGSRHEPLEKVGISHLLEHMVFKGTSRRDVKEIANSIESVGGSLDAFTSREFTCFHAKVLDEYSDFALDVLADLIDSPCLAEDQLAREKQVVYEEIRNMEDTPDDLIHQLYSETIWGGGPLGYPLLGTYETVEGIGGEDLRGYLTGQYQARNMVISVAGNIDFASVEATIHEKFAFAAARNGNGASGLSTESQTASGPVRRHVSRACQQTHLCLGTLGMSHSDPRRYAFLLLSSIVGGGMSSRLFQRVREEEALAYVVYSFQQFYRDMGVFGVYAGVEPSRSEHAVEVIRQEYSSILSQGVTAEELEGAKNQLKGQLVLGLESTTTRMFRLANFELNEEPYQPIDDVIANIQAVSLEDVAAVAALVLDPDGQYVVSLGPESESDSAAEE is encoded by the coding sequence ATGGAACAGGTAAAGCATCTTACCACCGAAAGCGGGCTGCGTATCGTGATGGAGCGTATTCCGCACGTGCGCTCCTGCTCGCTGGGGGTGTGGATTAACCGCGGCAGCCGTCACGAGCCGCTGGAGAAGGTGGGTATCAGCCACCTGCTGGAGCACATGGTGTTCAAGGGCACCAGCCGGCGGGACGTGAAAGAGATCGCCAACTCCATCGAATCGGTGGGCGGCAGCCTGGATGCGTTCACCAGCCGCGAGTTCACCTGTTTCCATGCCAAGGTGCTGGATGAATACAGCGATTTCGCCCTGGACGTGCTGGCCGACCTGATCGACTCGCCCTGTCTGGCCGAGGACCAACTCGCCCGCGAGAAGCAGGTGGTGTACGAGGAAATCCGGAACATGGAGGACACGCCGGATGACCTTATACACCAGCTCTACTCCGAGACGATCTGGGGCGGTGGCCCGCTGGGCTATCCGCTGCTGGGCACCTACGAGACCGTGGAGGGCATCGGCGGCGAGGACCTGCGCGGCTACCTGACCGGGCAGTACCAGGCGCGCAACATGGTGATTTCCGTGGCCGGCAACATCGATTTCGCATCGGTCGAGGCCACGATTCACGAGAAGTTCGCTTTCGCGGCGGCGCGCAACGGCAACGGCGCCTCCGGGCTGAGCACAGAAAGCCAGACAGCCTCCGGCCCGGTGCGCCGACATGTCAGCCGGGCTTGCCAGCAGACCCACCTGTGCCTGGGCACGCTGGGCATGTCGCATTCCGACCCGCGGCGCTACGCTTTCCTGCTGCTGAGCAGTATTGTGGGCGGCGGTATGAGCTCGCGCCTGTTCCAGCGGGTGCGGGAGGAGGAAGCCCTGGCCTACGTGGTCTACAGCTTTCAGCAGTTCTACCGCGACATGGGTGTGTTCGGGGTTTACGCCGGGGTGGAGCCCAGCCGCAGCGAGCACGCGGTGGAGGTAATCCGCCAGGAGTATTCCAGTATCCTCAGCCAGGGAGTGACAGCCGAGGAGCTGGAGGGGGCCAAGAACCAGCTCAAGGGGCAGCTCGTGCTGGGGCTGGAGAGCACCACCACCCGGATGTTCCGCCTGGCCAATTTCGAGTTGAACGAGGAGCCCTACCAGCCCATAGACGATGTGATCGCCAACATCCAGGCGGTGAGCCTGGAGGATGTGGCCGCGGTCGCCGCCCTGGTGCTGGACCCGGACGGGCAGTACGTGGTCTCCCTCGGCCCGGAAAGTGAAAGCGACAGCGCGGCGGAGGAATGA
- a CDS encoding ABC transporter ATP-binding protein, with amino-acid sequence MNMPAAEHTTDTQPLIELQGVTKVYGSGQAEMAALRGIDLRIETGEFVAVMGPSGSGKSTCMNILGCLDTPTAGTYRFKGVPVERLSRTQRTRLRRFYLGFVFQGFNLLSRTSALENVELPLLYRGLPAAERRKQALQALDVVGLREWMTHTPSELSGGQQQRVAVARAIVTNPAVLFADEPTGNLDTARAREIMDLLTGLNRDRGITVVMVTHEPDMASYAKRVVHFLDGLVESDNGNGRAA; translated from the coding sequence ATGAACATGCCGGCCGCAGAACATACAACAGACACTCAGCCCCTGATCGAGCTGCAGGGCGTGACCAAGGTCTACGGCAGCGGTCAGGCCGAGATGGCGGCCCTGCGCGGAATAGACCTGCGGATAGAGACAGGCGAGTTCGTCGCCGTGATGGGACCCAGCGGCTCGGGCAAGTCCACCTGCATGAACATCCTGGGCTGCCTGGACACGCCCACCGCTGGGACATACCGTTTCAAGGGCGTCCCGGTGGAAAGACTGTCGCGCACCCAGCGCACGCGGCTGCGCCGTTTCTACCTGGGCTTTGTCTTCCAGGGTTTCAACCTGCTGAGCCGCACCTCGGCCCTGGAGAACGTGGAGCTGCCGCTGCTTTACCGCGGCCTTCCCGCGGCCGAACGGCGCAAGCAGGCGCTTCAGGCCCTGGATGTGGTGGGCCTCCGTGAGTGGATGACCCACACCCCGTCCGAGCTGTCGGGGGGCCAGCAGCAGCGGGTGGCGGTGGCCCGCGCCATCGTGACCAATCCCGCGGTGCTTTTCGCGGATGAGCCAACCGGCAACTTGGATACGGCCCGGGCCAGGGAGATCATGGACCTGCTCACCGGCCTCAACCGTGACCGTGGGATCACGGTGGTCATGGTCACCCACGAGCCGGACATGGCGTCCTACGCCAAGCGCGTGGTCCACTTTCTGGACGGCCTGGTCGAGTCGGACAACGGCAACGGGAGGGCGGCATAA